A genomic stretch from Kogia breviceps isolate mKogBre1 chromosome 1, mKogBre1 haplotype 1, whole genome shotgun sequence includes:
- the XCL1 gene encoding lymphotactin: MKLLILAFLGICCLAAYTVEGVGTEVLDKTVCVSLTTQRLPVKNIKTYTIKEGFMKAVIFITRRGLKVCADPQVEWVKKAVRTIDKSTRRNVSQTKPTEAQQSSNTTVTLTG, translated from the exons ATGAAACTTCTCATCCTGGCCTTCCTCGGGATCTGCTGTCTCGCTGCATACACTGTGGAAG GTGTGGGGACTGAAGTCCTAGACAAGACCGTCTGTGTGAGTCTGACTACCCAGCGACTGCCAGTTAAAAACATCAAGACCTACACCATCAAGGAGGGCTTCATGAAAGCAGTGAT ATTTATTACCAGACGTGGCCTTAAAGTCTGTGCTGATCCACAAGTTGAATGGGTGAAAAAAGCAGTCCGAACAATAGACAAGTCCACCAGGAGAAATGTGAGCCAGACCAAGCCTACAGAAGCCCAACAATCCAGCAATACAACTGTGACCCTGACTGGGTAG